The Candidatus Eisenbacteria bacterium genomic interval GCCCGTTCATCAGGGCGTGCATGCTAGTGGATTCCCGGGGATTCGGCATCCGGGGACGTGCAGGAGGTCCGCTCGGCGAGCCACCGACCATCCGATCGAGGGGCGTCTCCACCGTCGTCACGGCCCGCCCGCACCGCGCGGAGCGGGCAGCAAGCTGTCCCGGACGCGTTCAGCGCGCCGAGTCGGCGGCGACCGCGGCCGCGCTGTCGGCCAGCGCGCGGCGCGACGCCATCAGCGCCTGCAGGGCGCGTGCCGCGGAGATGTTCGCGAGGTGCTGGGCGTACGTCTGGGCGAACATGTGCCGTCCGTCGCCGCGGGCGACGAAATAAAGGTCGCGCGACCCCGGCGTCGCGTACACCACGGCCTCGATGCTGCGGTAGCCGGGGTTGCAGACCGGTCCCGGCGGAAGTCCGTCATGCAGATAGGTGTTGTAGTCCGAGTCCACCTTGAGGTCACGCAGCAGCAGCCGCGAACGCGGACCGCGGCCGAGGGCGTAGCCCACGGTCGGGTCCGCCTGCAGGCGCATGTCCTTCACGAGCCGGTTCAGGTAGACGCGGGCGATGTGCGGACGCTCGTCGTCCACCTGCGCCTCGGCCTCGACGATCGAAGCGAGGGTGAGCAACTCGGGCGGATCGAAGTCGAGCGGCAGCGAGTCGCAGCCGGCGGTGGCACGGCGCAGTCGTTCGCGGGTGCGCGCCACCATCGTGCGCAGCACCGATTCGACGGGCGTCCCCGGCAGCCATTCGTACGAGTCGGGGGCCAGCCAGCCCTCGAGCGAGGGACTCGTGACGCCCAGCGAGTCGAGCAGCGCCGGGTCGCGCGCGAGCGAGTCCAGCCGCGCCGGCGGCACTCCCAGCCGGGGGGCGAGCAGGGCGAAGGTCTGCGCCATGGTGAGGCCTTCCGGCAGGCGCACGAGGTCGAGGCCGTACATGCCCCGGTCGAGCGCACGCAGCAGCGCCGGCACCGTGGTTCCCAGCCGGAACGCGTATTGCCCGGCCTTGATGCTGCGATCGAGGCGCATGAGCCGGGCGAGCACCAGGAAGCCGAACGGGCTGCGGATGACCCCGACGCGCTGCAGCTCGGCGGCGATCGTGCGCAGCGACTTGCCGCGCTCGATGATGACGATGCGCCGCTCGTTCGGCGGCCGGATTCCCGCCGGCAGGAACAGCTCGTACGCCGGCGCCAGCAGCGCCGCGAGTAGCAGGAGCCACGTCCAGCGACGCGGACGGAAGGCCTGCGCCGGTCGCGGCCGCGGCGCGTTCATGGCCGCCCTCCGCCGCGCTGCCGATCCGCCGCGAGCTTCTGAAGCCACGATTCGAGCAACGCGATCGCGGCGTCCTGGTCCACCCGGCACTTGTTTCGCCGGCGTTCGCCGCGCTCGTGCATGCGGCGGCTGGCGAGCGCCGAGGTCAGCCGTTCGTCGTACGTCGCCACCGGCAGACCGGTCGCCTTCGCGAGCCCGTCGGCGAACTTCTCGGCGGCGATCGCGGCGGCGCCTCGTTCACCGGAGAGCAGCAGCGGCAGGCCCACCACGATCGAGTCGGCTTCGACCTCCCGCGCCGCGCCCGCGGCCTGGGCGATGGCGTCGGAGGCGCCGCCGACGACCAGAGTCCTCAGGCCGCTCGCCACGGTGCCGGTCGGATCGCACACGGCCAGCCCGATGCGGCGCTCTCCCCAGTCCACGGCGAGAATGCGGGGCAATCCTGCCCTCAGGCGTCGGCGGCGCGAGACTGCGGCTGCGGGCGATGCTTGACCAGCAGGCAGGTCGTGCCTCCGGGTCCGAAACGGAAGTCCACGGCGTCGCAGCACGAGCGCATGATGAAGATGCCGCGGCCCCGCATGTCGAACAGGTGTTCGGGCGCCGTGACGTCCGCGTTCAGGCTCGCCGGGTCGAAGCCGCCGCCCTGGTCGTGGACGCACACTTCGAGACGATCCGGATGGAGCGTGAACTCGACCTCGAAGGACTTCGTCGCGTCCTGCTGGTTGCCGTGCTGGATGGCGTTCGTGCCCGCCTCGATGACCGACATGCTGAACTGCGAGGTCGTGTCCTCGTCGAACTCCATGCGCTCGCACAGGGCGAGCGTCACCCGATCGAGGACCGCGAGCAACTCCAACCGGCTCGGCATCCGCAGACTGATGACGTCGGGGGTCGAGGGATCGGCCATGGGAGGGATCACGGGGTACGATTCTCGATGAACGCTCGCAGTCGCTCGAGCGCCCGGGCAAAGTCTTCCGGGAGAGGCGAATCGAAACGAAGCGGCCGGCCCGAGACAGGGTGCGTGAGCTCGAGCGTGGCCGCATGCAGAGCCTGCCGCCGGAGAACGCGCAGCAAGGCGTCCGCGAGGCTACGCTCCGACGGACGAAGGCTCAACGACTTTTTGACACGACCGCCGTACACGGGATCCCCGAGCACCGGGTGCCGGACCGCCGCCAGGTGGACCCGGATCTGGTGCGTCCGGCCGGTCTCGAGCCTCACCTCGAGCAGCGTGGCGAGCCCGAACCGCTCGAGCACCCGCCAGTGGGTGCGCGCGGGCCGCCCGCCCTGGCGGACCACCGCCATGCGCTTGCGGTCCCCGGGATCCCGGCCGATCGGCAGGTCGATTTCGCCATGGCTCGGGCCGGGGTCGCCCCAGACGATCGCGCGGTAGACGCGCGAGACCCTGCGTTCACGCAGGGCCTCGATCAGGGCCTGGTAGGCCTCCTCGGTCTTGGCGACGACGAGCAGGCCCGACGTGTCCTTGTCGAGCCGGTGCACGATTCCCGGACGGCCCTCGCCACCGACGCTCGCGATGGCCGGCGCGTGGTGGAGCAGCGCGTGCACGAGTGTGCCGCTCTGGACCCCGGCCCCGGGGTGGACGACGAGCCCCGCCGGCTTGTCGAGCACGAGCAGCGCCTCGTCCTCGTGGACGATGGCGAGCGGAAGCGCCTCGGGCTCGAGCCGCGTGGCGCGGCGCGGCGGCACTTCGACCACGACGCGGTCGCCCGCCTTCAGCTTCAGCGACGGGCGCGCCGCGCGGTCGTTGACGTTCACCCGCCCGGCTTCGATCAGCGTCTGGACGCGATTACGGCTGAGTCCGATCCGCGCCTTCGCGAGCCAGCGGTCCACTCTCTCGCCCGCCGTCTCCGGAGGCACGGTCAGGTCGATCGTGCGATTCATGCCAGTCCGTCTCCGCGCCGCCCGCCGGCCTGTCTTCGGGGTGCTCCACCGCCGGATCGTGATCGTGATCGCGCGACCAGACGAGCGCGAACAACGCGACCCCGGTCGTGACCGCGACGTCCGCCAGGTTGAAGACCGGGAACTCGTGGCCCCGCCAGGCGAGCAGGATGAAGTCCACGACTTCGCCGCTCGTCACACGATCGATGAGGTTGCCGACCGCGCCGCCCAGGATGAGCGCGAGCGAGACGTGCCGGGCCGCCGACAGTCTCGCGTGCCGAAGGAACAGGACGATCACCGCCACGGCGGCGATGATCGAAAACACGTAAAGCGGAAAGTTGCGCCCGGCCAGCAGGCCGAACGCGATGCCCGAGTTTCGGGTGTAGGTCAGCTGCACCAGTTCGCCCACGAGGCGCACCGGCGGCGCGGACGCCAGGTGCTCGGTCGCGAGCCGCTTCGTCCACTGGTCGAGGACGACCGCGAACGTCGCGATGCCGAGCAGCAGCGCGGGCGAGCGCTTCACTCGGCGCTCGGCGCGAGCCGGCCGGCGCGCTGCTCCTTCTCGAGCTTCTCCTGCTCCTCGAGCGAGCGTCGCGCCCAGGGCAGGGCCTCGAGCCGCGCCTTCGAGATGGGCAGACCGCTCGCCTCGCAGATGCCGTAGGTGCCGTTGTACACGCGGCGCAGGGCGTCGTCGATCTCGAGGAGCAGCCGTCCCTCCTTCGACGCGAGGTCGAAGGACTTTTCACGCTCCATCGAGTCCGTGCCCGCATCCGCCATGTGGGACGCGTAGCCCGAGAGTTCCCCCGACGAATCGCGCGGGTTGACCTTGAGGACGGTGCTCTCGAGATGCCCCAGCTCGCGCATGATTCGGGCACGCATCGCCAGCAGTTTTGCCTCGAAGTACCTGAGATCCTCCTCGCCGAGCCGCTCGTCTCCCTTCCTCGGAGAAGCGGCCTTAGGTCCCCGTGCCGCCGCCGGGCGCGGCGCCGCGACGACGGGCCGCGAAGGCACGTGGCGCGGGCGGGCCTGCGATTCCGGCGGCAGCACGCCGAGCGGGCGCACTTCGGCCGGCGTCCGGGTGGTCACCCTGGACTTGCCGGAAGCGGGTTTCGCGGCACGGGCCCGGGCCTCCGCGGTGGCGGGCACGAGTCGGGGGGGGCCCATGCGTACCGGCGCGGCCGGCGGCGCCGGCTTCACGGCCGGCTTCGCCGCGAGCTTCGCCGAAGCCCTGGCGAGAGGCTTCGCGGCAGGCTTTGCCGAAGGCTTCGCGGAGGCACTCGGAGCCGCTTTCGCGAGCGGCTTTCCGGCGCGCGCGGACTTGCCCTTCACCGGGCGGCTCGGCTTCGCCGCGCTCGTGCGTCCGGGCGAGGCCTTCGCTTTCGCGGCCGGCTTCTTCGCAGCCGGCTTCGACTTCGCGTGGCCTTTCGACTTCGCGGCAGGCTTCGACGTCTTCGCCGCCTTGCCGGCGATCCTCCTGCGCACGCTCGCCATCGTCATCACCTCCGGGTTGTGCAGCGCGGCCCCCCGCGCCGTGCCCTCAACAGTTCCCTGCCGCTTCGTCCAGCCGCCGCACGACCTCGGTCACGAGCCGGGTCAGGGTCGGCGCCGTGCGCCTCGCGACCGCCAGCACCGCGGCGATGTCCACCGGGTGCAGCGCGTCGGGCAGGCACGCGTCGGTGACCACGTTGAACGCCAGCACGCGCTGGCCCCCATGCACGGCCACCAGGTTCTCGGGCACGAGCGACATGCCCACCATGTCGGCCCCGATTCCGCGCAGGAACCGGTACTCGGCCGGGGTTTCGAGGTTGGGTCCCGCCACCGCCGCGAACACGCCACGTTGCAGCGGAAGCCTCTGTTCGAGCGCGACCTTCTCGGCCAGCGCGACCAGCGGCCGCGAGTAGGCCTCGCTCATGTCCGGGAAGCGCGGCCCCAGCTCGTCGTCGTTCGGGCCGATGAGCGGGTTCGCTCCCATCAGGTTGAGGTGATCGGTCGTCACCACGATGGTGCCCGCCGGCATGTCCGGGTTCATGCCTCCGCACGCGTTGGTCACGATCAGCGTGCGGCATCCGAGGGCGTTCAGCACCCGCACGGGGAACGTGACTTGCTGCATCGAGTAGCCCTCGTAGTAGTGCACGCGGCCCTTCATCACCGCCACGGGCCGTCCGGCGAGGCGTCCCAGGTGCAATTCGCCCGCATGGCTTTCGACGGTCGAACGCGGGAAGTGCGGGATGTCGCCGTACGGAATCGCGACCTCCAGGTCGAGCGCGCCCGCGAAATCCCCCAGGCCCGTTCCGAGGATGACGCCCACCTCGGGCTTCACCTTCGTCCGGCCCCGGATCCATTCCGCCGACTCGCGGATGCGGTTCAGCAGCTCACTCGCCATCGTGCTTCCCGATCTCTCCCCTCGCGCCCGGGAGCGCGGCGGCGAGCCGTTGTCCGGCTTCGCCCGTCTCCAGGCCCGTCACTTCGACCGTCTTCGCCCGCGAGGACAAGCCCCGCGTCACCTTCACCTGCCCGCGCTTCACGCCGAGCAGTCCGGCCAGCAGCTCCACCACCGCTTCGTTCGCGCGTCCACCTTCGGGCGGCGCGCTGACCGCGACCTTCCATTCCCCGCTCGCCAGCCTCCCGAGCAGCCCGTGCCGGCGCGCCCCGGGATGAACCCTCACGGCGATCCGAGCCGTGCTCATCCCATGCGCGCCGCGATTCCGTACAACGTCGGCACGATCCACGCCCGCAGGAACATCAGCGCGATCATGGCGATCAGCGGCGCCAGGTCGATGCCGCTCACCACGGTCGGGAACAACCGGCGGATGGGATTGCAGACGAAATCCGAGACTCGATCCAGCAGCAGGAGGATCGGGTTCGAAGGGTCGAGTCGAAACCACGACAGCACCGCGTTGAGCAGAATCACCAGCATCAGCGCGTCGAACACGAGTCCCGCCAGCCAGGCGACGGCACCCATCAGGTTTCCGAACACGAACACGTCACTTCTCCGATCGCGGCGCACGCCCGCCGAAGAGCGCGGTGCCGACACGCACGAACGTCGCGCCTTCCTCGATCGCGACCTCGTAATCGCCGCTCATACCCATGGACAGCTCCGGCAGCTTCCGCCCGAGGAGCCGCTCGCCCTGTTCGCGCAGCGCCCGCAGCTCCGCGAAAGCGGGCCGCGCGTCCCCGGGCCGCGCCACCGGCGCGCCCACCGTCATCAGTCCCCGCAGCTCGATTCCCTCCAGCGGGGCGATCCGCTCCAGCAGTTCCGGCAGCCCCGCGGGCGCCACGCCGAACTTGGAGCCTTCCCCGCTCACGTTCACTTCGACCAGCACCGGCATCACGCGACCCGCGGCGCGGGCGCGACGGGCCAGGGTTCCGGCCAGGCCCGCATCGTCCACCCCGTGGATCAGGTCGAAGCACTCGAGGGCCTTGCCGGCCTTGTTCCCCTGCAGATGGCCGATCATGTGCCACCTCGCCTGCGTGCGGCCCACGGCGCGCTGGTGCGACTCGGCCTCCTGGACCCGGTTCTCCCCCAGATCCAGGAGGCCCGACCGCACCGCCGCCGCCACGACCTCGGGAGACTGCGTCTTGACCACCCCGATCAGCGTCACGGCGCCGGGGGCGCGCCCGGAGCGTTGTTCAGCGTCCGCGATGCGCCCTCGAACGAGCGCGAAGCGCTCCGTCAGAGTGACCATGGATGCGTTCACGGGACGCGGGAGACTAGTGCGGAGCCTTGCGGGCGGCAAGCGGAAACATCGCCGTTCGGCACCCGGCTCGAGGAGGCGCGAGGGGCGCGCGAAACGCCGCGAGCCGCCCGATCGGGCGGCTCGTGGATACGGCGAGAGTGGTGGAGGCGGCGGGAATCGAACCCGCGTCCGAAAGTTCGTCTGCAGCGAGCACTACAAGCTTGTTCGGCGATTTGAGTCTCGCCCGCCTTGCTCCCACCGACGGGATCGCGGCGAGCCAGCCCGCTTGGTTCTCGTCCTCCGCGGCCGGGCGACCCCTTTGGACCAGCCTGCGTTTGTCTGGCGCCCGCTCCGGCCCCCACAGGCGGGGTCCGGGAAGGCGTCACTGCCTAATTAGGCAGCGAGAGCCATCTGCTCGTTGGCAGATGAATGTTCCCGTTCTTTTTGACGAGGTCACGGGTCCCCGGCTTGCGCTCGAAGCTTCAAAACTCCCGTCGAAGCCAATCGCCCCCACTCGAACCGCTCACCGGGCGCGGGGCGCGCGCCCGCGCTGATCAGAACGGAATGTCGTCGTCGTTCCCGCCGCCGCCGAAGTCGGCCATTTCGTCACCGCCCGGCACCGGCTGGCCCACGTCCTCGTGACGCTCGAAGCCACCGCCCGCCGCCGGCGCGCCGCCACCCGCACCCCCGCGCCCGCCGACGAAGCGGATGTCCCGCGCGACGATCTCGGTCGAGTAGCGCTTCTGGCCCTGCTGGTCCTGCCACTGGCGCGTGCGGAGCGATCCTTCGACGAAGATCTCGCGGCCCTTCGTGAGGTACTTCTTCACGTTGTCGGCCTGCTTGCCGAACACGACCACGCTGTGCCACTCCGTCTCGTCCTTCCAGCCGCCCTGCCCGTCCGGGCGGCGCTCGTTGGTCGCGAGCCGGAGGTTGGCGACGGTCGTCCCGCCCTGCGTGTGGCGAACCTCGGGGTCGCGCCCGAGATGCCCGAGCAGGAACACTTTGTTGACGCTCATGTGGAACTCCTTGGAGGAATACTGGGGGCGCCGCGGGGGCGCACCGGGGCGGGAATGAAGTGGGTGAAGAATAGGGCCTGCGGCGGCCGAACCCAAGGCCTCAGGCGCGGGCCCCCACGGCCCCCGAGGGCGAAGCCCGCCACGCCCGCCGCCGATTGACGCCCCATCCCACCGTCAGTATCCTGCCCGCCCGATTCGAATCAGCGGTTCGTTCGGGGCGTGGCGCAGCCCGGTAGCGCACCTGCTTTGGGAGCAGGGTGTCGGAGGTTCAAATCCTCTCGCCCCGACCAGCTTTCAACGGGGGCCGCCGGGACGGCCCCGACGTTGCCGGCCGAAGCAAGGCTTCGCAAGAACGCGGCAGGACGCGGATTTTCGTCGAGTACAAGCCGGCGACCGAGCGGCGCGCGCAGTCGTATCGGGAGATACGTCGAGCACGCCGCGACCGAGCCGGCGCAGTGGTCGCAGAAACGCGGCAGGACGCGGATTTTCGTCGAGTACAAGCCGGCGACCGAGCGGCGCGCGCAGTCGTATCGGGAGATACGTCGAGCACGCCGCGACCGAGCCGGCGCGGTAATCGGCGAAAAGCCGCGTCCTGCCAGCGCCTGTAGCTCAGTTGGATAGAGCATCGGATTTCTAATCCGACGGTCGGGGGTTCGATCCCCTCCAGGCGCGCCAATGTCGCGCCCGGCGCGGTGACCGGGTCAAAGTTGATGGTGGATGTAGCTCAGCTGGCAGAGCATCGGGTTGTGGTCCCGAGGGTCGTGGGTTCGAACCCCATCATCCACCCCATCTTTCTCCCGGGTCCGCGCGGCCCCGCGGTCGCGCGGCCGGCGCGGGACGTACGAGGGCCCGCATGACGAGACGCGCGAAGATCGTCTGCACGCTGGGCCCCGCGACCTCGCGCTACGAATCGGTTCTCGCGCTGGTGCGCGCGGGCATGGACGTGGCGCGCTTGAACTTCTCCCACGGCACGCACGAGGAGCACGCGCGGCTCTACGCGCACGTGCGCCGCGCCTCGGACGAAACCGGCCACGCCGTCGGCGTGCTCGCCGATCTGCAGGGCCCCAAGATCCGGCTCGGAGCCTTCGCGGGCGGTTCGGCCGAGCTCGTGAACGGCGCCTCCTTCACGCTCACGACCGAAGACGTCACCGGCGACGCGACGCGCGCCTCCACGACCTACGCCGCCCTGCCCGCCGACGTGAAGTCGGGCGACACGCTGCTGATCGACGACGGCAGGGTGAAGCTGCGGGTCGAATCGAGCGACGGCACGCGCGTGCGCTGCCGGGTGATCGAGGGCGGGACGATTTCGGACCACAAGGGCCTCAACCTGCCCGGCGTGCAGGTGAGCGCCCCGAGCGTGAGCGAGCGGGACCGCGAGGACCTGCGTTTCGCCATGGGCCTGCGCGTGGACCTGGTGGCGCTGTCGTTCGTGCGCCGGCCGGAGGACATCCGGGACGTGCACGCGGTCATGGACGAGTTCGGCGACCGGCTTCCGGTGATCGCCAAGATCGAGAAGCCCGAGGCGGTGGCGGGCCTGAGCGCGATCGTGCGCGCGTTCGACGGCCTGATGGTGGCGCGCGGCGATCTGGGCGTCGAGATCCCGCTCGAACAGGTGCCGTTCGTGCAGAAGCGTGCGGTGCAACTGGCGCGCGAGTTTTCCCGGCCGGTCATCGTCGCGACACAGATGCTCGATTCCATGATCGCGCACCCGAGGCCGACACGGGCCGAGGCCTCTGACGTCGCGAACGCGGTGCTCGACGGCGCCGACGCGTTGATGCTGTCGGGCGAGACGAGCATCGGCCAGTGGCCGGTCGAATCGGTTTCGACGATGGCCCGGATCATCGAGGAGGCCGAGCGCCCCGACGACTTCCGGCTGCCGCCGCTGGCCGGGCTCGACGATTCCGTGCCGCACGCGATCGCCGCGGCGGCGGTGCGGATCGCCGAGAGCACCGGAGCGACGGCGCTCGCCGCCTTCACGACCTCGGGCGCGTCGGCTCGACTGCTCGCGGCGCACCGCTGCTCCATACCGCTCCTCGCGTTCACGTCCGACACGGCGGTGCGAAGCCGCCTGGCACTGCAGTGGGGCATCGAGACCTTCGTGGCCCCGCACATGCACGACACGGACGAAATGGTGCGCGGCGTCGAACGCTCGCTGCTCGAGCTGCAGCGCGTGGCGGCGGGCGACGCGATCGTCATCGTCGCCGGGACTCCGCCGGGGGCCGTGGGCTCGACCAACACGATTCGCGTCCACCGCGTCGGCGGGGCCTAGGTTCTGGCTGAGGACGCCCCGAGGCGTTCTCAGACAGAGCCCAGGCACGCGCGTCGTGGGCGATGGTCGCGCCAGGCGGGGCGGAAGGCCTTACAACCGCGCGGCGAGGGCGCGGATGGCGCGGGCCCGATGCGAGTCGACGTTCTTCTCGGCGGCGCCGAGCTGCGCGAGCGTGCGACCGTCGGGCAGGACGAACACCGGGTCGTAGCCGAAGCCGTTCGTGCCGGCCGGTTCGCGGCCGATGCGGCCTTCGAGCACTCCGGTCGCCACGATCTCGCGGCCGCCCGGAAAGCACGCGACGCAGGTGGTGCGAAAACGCGCCGCACGG includes:
- a CDS encoding purine-nucleoside phosphorylase, whose product is MASELLNRIRESAEWIRGRTKVKPEVGVILGTGLGDFAGALDLEVAIPYGDIPHFPRSTVESHAGELHLGRLAGRPVAVMKGRVHYYEGYSMQQVTFPVRVLNALGCRTLIVTNACGGMNPDMPAGTIVVTTDHLNLMGANPLIGPNDDELGPRFPDMSEAYSRPLVALAEKVALEQRLPLQRGVFAAVAGPNLETPAEYRFLRGIGADMVGMSLVPENLVAVHGGQRVLAFNVVTDACLPDALHPVDIAAVLAVARRTAPTLTRLVTEVVRRLDEAAGNC
- a CDS encoding ATP-binding protein, producing the protein MIPPMADPSTPDVISLRMPSRLELLAVLDRVTLALCERMEFDEDTTSQFSMSVIEAGTNAIQHGNQQDATKSFEVEFTLHPDRLEVCVHDQGGGFDPASLNADVTAPEHLFDMRGRGIFIMRSCCDAVDFRFGPGGTTCLLVKHRPQPQSRAADA
- the ruvX gene encoding Holliday junction resolvase RuvX codes for the protein MPRILAVDWGERRIGLAVCDPTGTVASGLRTLVVGGASDAIAQAAGAAREVEADSIVVGLPLLLSGERGAAAIAAEKFADGLAKATGLPVATYDERLTSALASRRMHERGERRRNKCRVDQDAAIALLESWLQKLAADRQRGGGRP
- a CDS encoding RluA family pseudouridine synthase yields the protein MNRTIDLTVPPETAGERVDRWLAKARIGLSRNRVQTLIEAGRVNVNDRAARPSLKLKAGDRVVVEVPPRRATRLEPEALPLAIVHEDEALLVLDKPAGLVVHPGAGVQSGTLVHALLHHAPAIASVGGEGRPGIVHRLDKDTSGLLVVAKTEEAYQALIEALRERRVSRVYRAIVWGDPGPSHGEIDLPIGRDPGDRKRMAVVRQGGRPARTHWRVLERFGLATLLEVRLETGRTHQIRVHLAAVRHPVLGDPVYGGRVKKSLSLRPSERSLADALLRVLRRQALHAATLELTHPVSGRPLRFDSPLPEDFARALERLRAFIENRTP
- a CDS encoding YggT family protein — encoded protein: MFVFGNLMGAVAWLAGLVFDALMLVILLNAVLSWFRLDPSNPILLLLDRVSDFVCNPIRRLFPTVVSGIDLAPLIAMIALMFLRAWIVPTLYGIAARMG
- a CDS encoding DUF167 domain-containing protein — translated: MAVRVHPGARRHGLLGRLASGEWKVAVSAPPEGGRANEAVVELLAGLLGVKRGQVKVTRGLSSRAKTVEVTGLETGEAGQRLAAALPGARGEIGKHDGE
- the lspA gene encoding signal peptidase II, which codes for MKRSPALLLGIATFAVVLDQWTKRLATEHLASAPPVRLVGELVQLTYTRNSGIAFGLLAGRNFPLYVFSIIAAVAVIVLFLRHARLSAARHVSLALILGGAVGNLIDRVTSGEVVDFILLAWRGHEFPVFNLADVAVTTGVALFALVWSRDHDHDPAVEHPEDRPAGGAETDWHESHDRPDRASGDGGRESGPLAREGADRTQP
- a CDS encoding YggS family pyridoxal phosphate-dependent enzyme, with the translated sequence MVTLTERFALVRGRIADAEQRSGRAPGAVTLIGVVKTQSPEVVAAAVRSGLLDLGENRVQEAESHQRAVGRTQARWHMIGHLQGNKAGKALECFDLIHGVDDAGLAGTLARRARAAGRVMPVLVEVNVSGEGSKFGVAPAGLPELLERIAPLEGIELRGLMTVGAPVARPGDARPAFAELRALREQGERLLGRKLPELSMGMSGDYEVAIEEGATFVRVGTALFGGRAPRSEK
- the mltG gene encoding endolytic transglycosylase MltG, which produces MNAPRPRPAQAFRPRRWTWLLLLAALLAPAYELFLPAGIRPPNERRIVIIERGKSLRTIAAELQRVGVIRSPFGFLVLARLMRLDRSIKAGQYAFRLGTTVPALLRALDRGMYGLDLVRLPEGLTMAQTFALLAPRLGVPPARLDSLARDPALLDSLGVTSPSLEGWLAPDSYEWLPGTPVESVLRTMVARTRERLRRATAGCDSLPLDFDPPELLTLASIVEAEAQVDDERPHIARVYLNRLVKDMRLQADPTVGYALGRGPRSRLLLRDLKVDSDYNTYLHDGLPPGPVCNPGYRSIEAVVYATPGSRDLYFVARGDGRHMFAQTYAQHLANISAARALQALMASRRALADSAAAVAADSAR
- the ssb gene encoding single-stranded DNA-binding protein; protein product: MSVNKVFLLGHLGRDPEVRHTQGGTTVANLRLATNERRPDGQGGWKDETEWHSVVVFGKQADNVKKYLTKGREIFVEGSLRTRQWQDQQGQKRYSTEIVARDIRFVGGRGGAGGGAPAAGGGFERHEDVGQPVPGGDEMADFGGGGNDDDIPF
- a CDS encoding TraR/DksA C4-type zinc finger protein codes for the protein MTTRTPAEVRPLGVLPPESQARPRHVPSRPVVAAPRPAAARGPKAASPRKGDERLGEEDLRYFEAKLLAMRARIMRELGHLESTVLKVNPRDSSGELSGYASHMADAGTDSMEREKSFDLASKEGRLLLEIDDALRRVYNGTYGICEASGLPISKARLEALPWARRSLEEQEKLEKEQRAGRLAPSAE
- the pyk gene encoding pyruvate kinase; the protein is MTRRAKIVCTLGPATSRYESVLALVRAGMDVARLNFSHGTHEEHARLYAHVRRASDETGHAVGVLADLQGPKIRLGAFAGGSAELVNGASFTLTTEDVTGDATRASTTYAALPADVKSGDTLLIDDGRVKLRVESSDGTRVRCRVIEGGTISDHKGLNLPGVQVSAPSVSERDREDLRFAMGLRVDLVALSFVRRPEDIRDVHAVMDEFGDRLPVIAKIEKPEAVAGLSAIVRAFDGLMVARGDLGVEIPLEQVPFVQKRAVQLAREFSRPVIVATQMLDSMIAHPRPTRAEASDVANAVLDGADALMLSGETSIGQWPVESVSTMARIIEEAERPDDFRLPPLAGLDDSVPHAIAAAAVRIAESTGATALAAFTTSGASARLLAAHRCSIPLLAFTSDTAVRSRLALQWGIETFVAPHMHDTDEMVRGVERSLLELQRVAAGDAIVIVAGTPPGAVGSTNTIRVHRVGGA